Proteins encoded by one window of Cheilinus undulatus linkage group 13, ASM1832078v1, whole genome shotgun sequence:
- the LOC121520109 gene encoding G-protein coupled receptor 4-like produces MANISVNTSLLNDSYVDPSLAEYQRYVSSIMHVVKYITVGIGLPLTLTAIYALYSLVKNGHVAPIYVINLFISDLIQLCCMIIQESKPEGEMTKNIVGYIYTCGVLTSVAFMLCISLERYLLIAHPLWYRFRRTIRTSVAVCVVVWIIPPVCYLTVFRWVTRFVTRIILSIFLIIPFPLFIFFLVGTLRALSTSVSVPSDEKRRIAAILVLVLLIYTLLFLPNIIWLIAKSYIYDYNLHLLAVLSLKLSPLADLLLYVFIKKETFGKLWTSVCCCRKENNDTNNTNTINLDDISGYQLGGQSQEVAH; encoded by the exons ATGGCAAACATCTCTGTTAACACCAGCCTCCTGAATGACAGCTATGTCGACCCCTCTCTGGCTGAGTACCAAAGATATGTCTCCTCCATCATGCATGTAGTGAAATACATCACCGTTGGTATCGGTCTCCCTTTGACACTCACGGCCATCTATGCTCTCTACTCTTTG GTAAAGAATGGTCATGTGGCTCCAATCTATGTCATCAACCTTTTCATATCTGACCTCATTCAGCTCTGCTGTATGATCATTCAGGAGTCCAAACCTGAGGGAGAGATGACAAAGAACATTGTGGGCTATATTTACACATGTGGCGTATTAACTAGTGTTGCCTTCATGCTGTGTATTTCACTGGAAAG ATATTTGCTCATCGCCCACCCACTGTGGTACCGCTTCAGACGAACCATCAGGACCTCTGTGGCGGTCTGTGTTGTAGTCTGGATCATACCTCCTGTCTGTTACCTCACTGTGTTCCGCTGGGTTACTAGATTTGTCACACGTATCATCCTCTCCATCTTCCTCATCATTCCCTTCCCACTGTTCATATTCTTCCTGGTTGGGACCCTCAGAGCTCTCTCTACTTCTGTCTCAGTCCCCTCTGATGAAAAACGGAGAATTGCGGCAATTTTAGTCCTGGTGCTGCTGATTTATACTCTGCTGTTCCTGCCTAACATTATTTGGCTCATTGCAAAATCGTACATCTATGATTACAACCTACATTTACTGGCTGTCTTGTCTCTAAAGCTGAGTCCACTTGCAGACTTACTTCTGTACgttttcatcaaaaaagagACCTTTGGGAAGCTTTGGACCTCTGTGTGCTGTTGCAGAAAGGAGAACAATGACACCAACAACACCAACACAATCAATCTAGATGACATCAGTGGTTATCAGTTAGGGGGGCAGAGCCAAGAAGTAGCTCATTGA